A window of Gadus chalcogrammus isolate NIFS_2021 chromosome 16, NIFS_Gcha_1.0, whole genome shotgun sequence contains these coding sequences:
- the ilkap gene encoding integrin-linked kinase-associated serine/threonine phosphatase 2C: MDLFEDLPEPSCAPTELPTRPDAKRRRQEEEEEEEDVQLERKKVCNKGVPVLRGYVGSRQGERDEMQDAHVVLPDLTEHLTTPPTQVCGVSYFAVFDGHGGARASRYAAESLHLNLARKFPRRSSENLDKLIKKCLLDSFRQTDEDFLKKASSQKPVWKDGCTATCLLVVRNTAYIANLGDSRAVLCRMEEEGEERRVVSRALSREHNPTLYEERIRIQRAGGTVREGRVLGILEVSRSLGDGQYKRCGVISTPDLRRCSLTSADRFILLACDGLFKVFTAEEAVKYVFGLLQEDGSGTNEEGRYEAACQRLASEAVRRGCADNVTVILVSIGF, encoded by the exons ATGGATCTATTTGAAGATCTTCCAGAGCCAAGCTGTG CGCCCACAGAGCTCCCAACTCGGCCAGACGCAAAGAGGAGacgccaggaggaggaggaggaggaggaggatgtccAGCTGGAGAGGAAGAAAGTTTGTAACAAAG GGGTCCCGGTGCTGAGGGGCTACGTAGGGTCGAGGCAGGGGGAAAGGGATGAGATGCAGGACGCTCATGTTGTCCTCCCTGACCTGACAGAGCATCTTACCACTCCACCCACCCAGGT TTGTGGCGTCTCGTACTTCGCGGTGTTTGATGGCCACGGAGGAGCTAGAGCGTCACGCTACGCCGCCGAGAGCCTCCACCTCAACCTGGCTCGCAAGTTCCCCCGCA GGAGCTCTGAGAATCTGGACAAACTGATAAAGAAATGTCTCCTGGATTCCTTCCGGCAGACGGACGAGGACTTCCTCAAGAAAGCATCCAGCCA GAAGCCTGTGTGGAAAGATGGCTGTACCGCCACCTGTCTGCTGGTGGTCCGCAACACAGCCTACATAGCCAACCTGGGCGACAGCAGG GCGGTGTTGTGtcggatggaggaggagggtgaggagcggAGGGTGGTGTCGCGGGCTCTGAGTAGAGAACACAACCCCACCCTCTACGAAGAGCGAATCAGAATCCAGAGAGCAGGAGGCACCGTCAg gGAGGGCAGGGTCCTGGGTATACTGGAGGTCTCTCGGTCGCTAGGAGACGGTCAGTACAAACGCTGTGGAGTCATCTCCACCCCGGACCTCCGGAGGTGCAGTCTCACCTCCGCAGACAG GTTTATCCTGCTAGCCTGTGATGGACTCTTTAAGGTGTTTACTGCTGAGGAAGCTGTTAAATATGTCTTCGGTCtgctgcag GAGGATGGCTCAGGGACCAATGAGGAGGGCCGATATGAAGCTGCTTGCCAGCGATTGGCCAGCGAGGCAGTGAGGCGGGGCTGCGCTGACAACGTGACCGTGATCCTGGTTTCTATTGGCTTCTAa
- the clrn1 gene encoding clarin-1: MPNRQKRTVFCVAGALGFVCVLTVAVSLGLPRWLHGTVLCHTGAQLVNASGAELDKFLGRLSYGLFQGERVKQCGLGGRPLRFYFFPGMIHVIPLGLHVTVLFFCGVLVLFSSLATGFFFFNAFGSPYETLQGPLGLYLWSASCCVCSCLVMILFAAEVKLKHMSRRIANFNEVFDYTTYSETYDVSYWLFLLVFFLNALNFLLIRVAGIDFPFRQNKESEVTTGAADLLY, translated from the exons ATGCCGAACCGACAGAAGAGGACGGTGTTTTGTGTGGCAGGTGCCCTGGGCTTCGTGTGCGTATTGACGGTGGCGGTGTCGCTGGGCCTCCCCCGGTGGCTGCACGGTACCGTGCTCTGCCACACCGGGGCCCAGCTGGTCAACGCGTCCGGAGCCGAGCTGGACAAGTTCCTGGGCCGGCTGAGCTATGGACTCTTCCAGGGGGAGAGGGTCAAGCAGTGCGGACTTGGCGGGAGACCCCTCCGCTTCTACT TCTTCCCAGGTATGATCCATGTGATCCCATTGGGTCTCCACGTCACCGTGCTCTTCTTCTGCGGCGTCCTGGTGCTCTTCTCCTCGCTGGCCaccggcttcttcttcttcaacgcCTTCGGGAGCCCCTATGAGACCCTGCAAGGCCCTCTTGGTCTCTACCTCTGGAGTGCTTCCTGCT gtgtgtgcagCTGCCTGGTGATGATCCTGTTTGCTGCGGAGGTGAAGCTGAAGCACATGTCAAGACGGATCGCCAACTTCAACGAGGTCTTCGACTACACGACTTACAGTGAGACTTACGACGTCTCCTATTGGCTCTTCCTTCTCGTCTTCTTCCTTAACGCACTGAACTTCCTGTTAATCCGTGTGGCTGGGATTGACTTCCCCTTCCGGCAAAACAAGGAGTCGGAGGTAACCACCGGAGCGGCTGACCTCCTGTACTGA
- the masp1 gene encoding mannan-binding lectin serine protease 1 isoform X1 → MRMLFVVMATVAAHLSSASEMYGTVRSPNFPEAYPRDTELRWNISVPRGYHVQLYFTHFDLEPSYLCEYDFVKVEVEEEVLGLFCGREVSDTERVPGMGALSSSNNLLSLLFRSDFSDQENHAGFLAHYAAVDVDECQERSDEEQLCDHFCHNFIGGYYCSCRYGYLLHTDNRTCRVECSGGVYRTRTGGFSSVDHPLPYPKSSDCSYSIQVEEGLVVELLFNPTFDVEDHPDLPCPYDYIQVIAGGRELGRYCGGRSPGRVVTKSHLVLVNFHTDDSGDNLGWSLTYTTTGSQCPVLLSPANGLLNPIQSEYSFRDHVLVTCLPGYKLRKGEEYLDHYQLDCQKDGSWSSDVPQCQMVDCGSPEVPPLARVVFGSHDNSTRFGATMQLSCEGDAFQLQPNITSSYNCSEGGIWTNSELGTDLPTCIPVCGLPSRPLAQQQRRVVGGRAAPPGLVPWQVLLAVEDASRVPAARWFGAGALLSERWVLTAAHVLHSQRRDASVVPLETEHITVFLGLHDVRDKHRSTRRSVDQVLLHPDFQPLNYNNDIALLRLDRPVRFTGLIRPVCLPKPHGQDDWPTPLPNTLGLVAGWGISSPSKASSGLTFHPSLTSDPNTTSETLQYVKLPVVEQAECEASYASRSLAYNITRNMFCAGFYEGGRDTCLGDSGGAFVMQDEGQQRWAVFGLVSWGGPEDCGSQRVYGVYTRVSNYISWILTHLDTD, encoded by the exons ATGAG GATGCTGTTTGTCGTCATGGCGACGGTCGCAGCCCATCTCTCGTCTGCTTCTGAAATGTACGGCACGGTGCGTTCTCCGAACTTCCCCGAGGCGTACCCCCGCGACACCGAGCTGCGCTGGAACATCAGCGTGCCACGCGGATACCATGTCCAGCTGTACTTCACTCACTTCGATCTGGAGCCCTCCTACCTGTGTGAATATGACTTTGTCAAG gtggaggtggaggaggaggtgctggggcTGTTCTGTGGCCGGGAGGTGTCGGACACGGAGCGGGTCCCGGGGATGGGGGCGCTCTCCTCCTCTAACaacctcctcagcctcctcttccGCTCTGACTTCTCCGACCAGGAGAACCATGCTGGCTTCCTGGCTCACTACGCAGCCGTAG ATGTGGACGAGTGCCAGGAGAGGAGTGACGAGGAGCAGTTGTGTGATCACTTCTGTCACAACTTCATCGGAGGATACTACTGCTCCTGTCGCTATGGTTACCTGCTGCATACAGACAACCGTACCTGCCGAG tggaGTGCAGCGGGGGGGTGTATCGCACGCGGACCGGGGGGTTCAGCAGCGTGGACCACCCCCTCCCGTACCCCAAAAGCTCAGACTGCAGCTACAGcatccaggtggaggagggcctggtggtggagctgctcTTTAACCCCACCTTCGACGTGGAGGACCACCCTGACCTGCCCTGCCCCTACGACTACATCCAG GTGATTGCAGGAGGCAGAGAGTTGGGTCGGTATTGCGGAGGACGTTCCCCTGGTCGGGTTGTGACTAAGAGCCACCTGGTGTTGGTCAACTTCCACACAGACGACTCAGGAGACAACCTGGGATGGAGTCTCACCTACACCACTACAG GAAGTCAGTGTCCGGTTCTGTTGAGTCCTGCCAATGGCCTGCTGAATCCCATCCAATCAGAATACAGCTTTAGAGATCACGTCCTGGTTACCTGTCTGCCTGGATACAAGCTGCGGAAG GGTGAAGAGTATCTGGACCACTACCAGTTGGACTGCCAGAAAGACGGGTCATGGAGCAGTGATGTTCCACAGTGTCAAA TGGTGGATTGTGGGAGTCCGGAGGTGCCGCCCTTGGCTCGTGTGGTGTTTGGTAGTCATGACAACAGCACACGGTTTGGCGCTACCATGCAGCTCAGCTGTGAAGGAGACGCCTTCCAGCTCCAGCCCAACATCACCA GTTCCTACAACTGTTCTGAAGGAGGAATTTGGACAAACTCAGAACTTGGTACCGACCTGCCGACCTGTATCCCAG tctgCGGCCTGCCGTCCCGCCCCCTGGCCCAGCAGCAGCGCCGGGTGGTGGGGGGCCGGGCCGCGCCCCCGGGCCTGGTCCCCTGGCAGGTGCTGCTGGCCGTGGAGGACGCGTCCCGGGTCCCCGCCGCCCGCTGGTTCGGGGCCGGGGCCCTGCTGTCGGAGCGCTGGGTTCTCACCGCCGCACACGTCCTGCACTCCCAGAGGAGGGACGCCAGCGTGGTGCCCCTGGAGACCGAACACATCACG GTGTTTCTGGGTCTCCATGACGTCAGGGATAAGCATCGCTCAACCCGGCGTTCGGTGGACCAGGTTCTTCTCCATCCAGACTTCCAGCCCCTCAACTACAACAACGACATCGCCCTGCTGAGGCTGGACCGCCCGGTCCGCTTCACGGGGCTGATCCGGCCCGTGTGCCTCCCCAAACCACACGGCCAG GACGACTGGCCGACTCCCCTCCCCAACACCCTGGGACTGGTGGCAGGCTGGggcatctcctccccctccaaagCGTCCTCCGGTCTGACCTTCCACCCCAGcctgacctccgaccccaaCACGACCTCTGAGACGCTGCAGTACGTGAAGCTGCCGGTGGTGGAGCAGGCGGAGTGTGAGGCGAGCTACGCCTCGCGCTCCCTCGCCTACAACATCACCCGCAACATGTTCTGCGCCGGCTTCTACGAGGGGGGCCGTGACACCTGCCTGGGGGACAGTGGGGGGGCGTTCGTCATGCAGGATGAGGGGCAGCAGAGGTGGGCCGTGTTTGGCCTGGTTTCATGGGGGGGGCCCGAGGACTGTGGGAGCCAGAGGGTGTACGGGGTCTACACCCGAGTCTCCAACTACATCAGCTGGATACTAACTCATCTGGATACTGACTGA
- the masp1 gene encoding mannan-binding lectin serine protease 1 isoform X2 has translation MRMLFVVMATVAAHLSSASEMYGTVRSPNFPEAYPRDTELRWNISVPRGYHVQLYFTHFDLEPSYLCEYDFVKVEVEEEVLGLFCGREVSDTERVPGMGALSSSNNLLSLLFRSDFSDQENHAGFLAHYAAVDVDECQERSDEEQLCDHFCHNFIGGYYCSCRYGYLLHTDNRTCRVECSGGVYRTRTGGFSSVDHPLPYPKSSDCSYSIQVEEGLVVELLFNPTFDVEDHPDLPCPYDYIQVIAGGRELGRYCGGRSPGRVVTKSHLVLVNFHTDDSGDNLGWSLTYTTTGSQCPVLLSPANGLLNPIQSEYSFRDHVLVTCLPGYKLRKGEEYLDHYQLDCQKDGSWSSDVPQCQKTGAGRSQ, from the exons ATGAG GATGCTGTTTGTCGTCATGGCGACGGTCGCAGCCCATCTCTCGTCTGCTTCTGAAATGTACGGCACGGTGCGTTCTCCGAACTTCCCCGAGGCGTACCCCCGCGACACCGAGCTGCGCTGGAACATCAGCGTGCCACGCGGATACCATGTCCAGCTGTACTTCACTCACTTCGATCTGGAGCCCTCCTACCTGTGTGAATATGACTTTGTCAAG gtggaggtggaggaggaggtgctggggcTGTTCTGTGGCCGGGAGGTGTCGGACACGGAGCGGGTCCCGGGGATGGGGGCGCTCTCCTCCTCTAACaacctcctcagcctcctcttccGCTCTGACTTCTCCGACCAGGAGAACCATGCTGGCTTCCTGGCTCACTACGCAGCCGTAG ATGTGGACGAGTGCCAGGAGAGGAGTGACGAGGAGCAGTTGTGTGATCACTTCTGTCACAACTTCATCGGAGGATACTACTGCTCCTGTCGCTATGGTTACCTGCTGCATACAGACAACCGTACCTGCCGAG tggaGTGCAGCGGGGGGGTGTATCGCACGCGGACCGGGGGGTTCAGCAGCGTGGACCACCCCCTCCCGTACCCCAAAAGCTCAGACTGCAGCTACAGcatccaggtggaggagggcctggtggtggagctgctcTTTAACCCCACCTTCGACGTGGAGGACCACCCTGACCTGCCCTGCCCCTACGACTACATCCAG GTGATTGCAGGAGGCAGAGAGTTGGGTCGGTATTGCGGAGGACGTTCCCCTGGTCGGGTTGTGACTAAGAGCCACCTGGTGTTGGTCAACTTCCACACAGACGACTCAGGAGACAACCTGGGATGGAGTCTCACCTACACCACTACAG GAAGTCAGTGTCCGGTTCTGTTGAGTCCTGCCAATGGCCTGCTGAATCCCATCCAATCAGAATACAGCTTTAGAGATCACGTCCTGGTTACCTGTCTGCCTGGATACAAGCTGCGGAAG GGTGAAGAGTATCTGGACCACTACCAGTTGGACTGCCAGAAAGACGGGTCATGGAGCAGTGATGTTCCACAGTGTCAAA aaacaggagcagggaggagccaGTGA
- the LOC130406399 gene encoding coagulation factor VII isoform X1: protein MSPSTRMLWRGVWLLMFTLTTVAVEAQVFLDRNSAEKVLRSRRANSFLLEELRPGSLERECYEETCSKEEATEIFQSREKTMEFWYRYTNLNPCVTNRCLNGGICVVDGGHFLCLCPPQFQGESCQTEVQECRYRNGGCLQYCSERIGDGTPGVQCGCAAGYQLDPDGQHCSKTVTFPCGVKRNQPYHYGRSLNPELPNASGNITTETNITTETNVTTETNVATETNVTTETNITTELNVTADTNVTTETGVTVKTNVTLETNITTEMDATTKTNITAEKEIPKETDVTVETEGTTDVLESRPVGTFRVLEEENWAAPEAEGQGDTLDPRIVGGNLEGQGESPWQVLLHRKDGYGFCGGTLVSDRWVVSAAHCFEQSPDHVTVGDYDKKRLDPGEQVIKVEKVFLHPHFHSYTFDSDVALIFLAEQVVLGPTALPVCLPTPQLASYLHKDDAWGDVTGWGAMQYLGPSSRFLRKVVVPLVNRQKCIDSTEQVITDNMFCAGYMEAARDACSGDSGGPLVVHYRGTTFLLGVVSWGEKCADKGKYGVYTRLANFLSWINETMDRHERNQTLSRGTGPRT, encoded by the exons ATGTCTCCATCCACCAGGATGTTGTGGAGGGGGGTCTGGCTTCTGATGTTCACCCTGACGACGGTCGCAGTGGAGGCCCAAG TCTTCCTGGACCGGAATTCTGCAGAGAAGGTTCTGCGCTCCAGGCGTGCAAACAGCTTCCTGCTGGAGGAGCTCCGGCCTGGGAGCCTGGAGAGGGAGTGCTATGAGGAGACCTGCTCCAAGGAGGAGGCCACCGAGATATTCCAGAGCCGCGAGAAGACG ATGGAGTTCTGGTATCGATACACTA ATCTGAACCCGTGTGTGACCAACCGCTGTCTGAACGGAGGGATCTGCGTGGTGGACGGAGGACacttcctctgcctctgtccACCGCAGTTCCAAGGAGAGTCCTGTCAGACAG aGGTGCAGGAGTGTCGCTATAGAAACGGTGGATGTCTCCAGTACTGCAGCGAGCGGATCGGGGACGGCACGCCGGGGGTCCAGTGTGGCTGTGCTGCCGGGTACCAGCTAGACCCGGACGGACAACACTGCTCAAAGACAG TCACCTTCCCGTGTGGAGTGAAGCGGAACCAGCCCTACCACTACGGCAGATCCCTCAACCCTGAGCTGCCCAACGCCTCAGGCAACATCACCACAGagaccaacatcaccacggagACCAACGTCACCACGGAGACCAACGTTGCCACAGAGACCAACGTTACCACGGagaccaacatcaccacggagCTCAACGTTACCGCGGATACCAACGTCACCACAGAGACGGGCGTTACTGTGAAAACCAATGTTACCCTGgaaaccaacatcaccacggagATGGACGCAACCACCAAGACAAACATTACCGCGGAAAAGGAGATTCCCAAGGAGACCGATGTCACCGTGGAGACGGAGGGCACCACAGACGTCTTGGAATCGAGGCCGGTCGGGACCTTCagggtgttggaggaggagaactggGCCGCCCCGGAGGCAGAGGGGCAGGGGGACACCCTGGACCCGAGGATCGTCGGGGGGAACctggaggggcagggggagagtCCTTGGCAG GTTCTGCTCCACAGGAAGGACGGGTATGGGTTCTGTGGCGGTACTTTGGTCTCAGATCGCTGGGTCGTGTCTGCAGCTCACTGCTTCGAACAGAGCCCTGACCACGTCACAGTAG GGGATTATGATAAGAAGCGGCTGGACCCAGGGGAGCAAGTGATTAAGGTGGAGAAGGTGTTCCTCCACCCTCACTTCCACTCCTACACCTTCGACAGCGATGTGGCTCTCATCTTCCTGGCCGAGCAGGTGGTGCTGGGGCCCACTGCCCTCCCGGTCTGCCTGCCAACCCCCCAGCTGGCCTCCTACCTGCACAAG GATGACGCCTGGGGGGATGTGACGGGCTGGGGGGCCATGCAGTACCTCGGGCCGTCCTCTCGGTTCCTCCGGAAGGTGGTGGTCCCGCTGGTCAATCGGCAGAAATGCATTGATTCTACAGAACAG GTGATCACAGACAACATGTTCTGCGCCGGGTACATGGAGGCCGCCCGGGACGCCTGCAGCGGGGACAGCGGCGGGCCCCTGGTGGTGCACTACCGCGGCACCACCTTCCTGTTGGGCGTGGTCAGCTGGGGGGAGAAGTGTGCTGACAAGGGGAAGTACGGCGTGTACACACGCCTCGCCAACTTCCTGTCGTGGATCAACGAAACCATGGACCGGCACGAGAGGAACCAGACCCTGAGCCGAGGAACCGGGCCCAGAACCTGA
- the LOC130406399 gene encoding coagulation factor IX isoform X2, whose protein sequence is MLWRGVWLLMFTLTTVAVEAQVFLDRNSAEKVLRSRRANSFLLEELRPGSLERECYEETCSKEEATEIFQSREKTMEFWYRYTNLNPCVTNRCLNGGICVVDGGHFLCLCPPQFQGESCQTEVQECRYRNGGCLQYCSERIGDGTPGVQCGCAAGYQLDPDGQHCSKTVTFPCGVKRNQPYHYGRSLNPELPNASGNITTETNITTETNVTTETNVATETNVTTETNITTELNVTADTNVTTETGVTVKTNVTLETNITTEMDATTKTNITAEKEIPKETDVTVETEGTTDVLESRPVGTFRVLEEENWAAPEAEGQGDTLDPRIVGGNLEGQGESPWQVLLHRKDGYGFCGGTLVSDRWVVSAAHCFEQSPDHVTVGDYDKKRLDPGEQVIKVEKVFLHPHFHSYTFDSDVALIFLAEQVVLGPTALPVCLPTPQLASYLHKDDAWGDVTGWGAMQYLGPSSRFLRKVVVPLVNRQKCIDSTEQVITDNMFCAGYMEAARDACSGDSGGPLVVHYRGTTFLLGVVSWGEKCADKGKYGVYTRLANFLSWINETMDRHERNQTLSRGTGPRT, encoded by the exons ATGTTGTGGAGGGGGGTCTGGCTTCTGATGTTCACCCTGACGACGGTCGCAGTGGAGGCCCAAG TCTTCCTGGACCGGAATTCTGCAGAGAAGGTTCTGCGCTCCAGGCGTGCAAACAGCTTCCTGCTGGAGGAGCTCCGGCCTGGGAGCCTGGAGAGGGAGTGCTATGAGGAGACCTGCTCCAAGGAGGAGGCCACCGAGATATTCCAGAGCCGCGAGAAGACG ATGGAGTTCTGGTATCGATACACTA ATCTGAACCCGTGTGTGACCAACCGCTGTCTGAACGGAGGGATCTGCGTGGTGGACGGAGGACacttcctctgcctctgtccACCGCAGTTCCAAGGAGAGTCCTGTCAGACAG aGGTGCAGGAGTGTCGCTATAGAAACGGTGGATGTCTCCAGTACTGCAGCGAGCGGATCGGGGACGGCACGCCGGGGGTCCAGTGTGGCTGTGCTGCCGGGTACCAGCTAGACCCGGACGGACAACACTGCTCAAAGACAG TCACCTTCCCGTGTGGAGTGAAGCGGAACCAGCCCTACCACTACGGCAGATCCCTCAACCCTGAGCTGCCCAACGCCTCAGGCAACATCACCACAGagaccaacatcaccacggagACCAACGTCACCACGGAGACCAACGTTGCCACAGAGACCAACGTTACCACGGagaccaacatcaccacggagCTCAACGTTACCGCGGATACCAACGTCACCACAGAGACGGGCGTTACTGTGAAAACCAATGTTACCCTGgaaaccaacatcaccacggagATGGACGCAACCACCAAGACAAACATTACCGCGGAAAAGGAGATTCCCAAGGAGACCGATGTCACCGTGGAGACGGAGGGCACCACAGACGTCTTGGAATCGAGGCCGGTCGGGACCTTCagggtgttggaggaggagaactggGCCGCCCCGGAGGCAGAGGGGCAGGGGGACACCCTGGACCCGAGGATCGTCGGGGGGAACctggaggggcagggggagagtCCTTGGCAG GTTCTGCTCCACAGGAAGGACGGGTATGGGTTCTGTGGCGGTACTTTGGTCTCAGATCGCTGGGTCGTGTCTGCAGCTCACTGCTTCGAACAGAGCCCTGACCACGTCACAGTAG GGGATTATGATAAGAAGCGGCTGGACCCAGGGGAGCAAGTGATTAAGGTGGAGAAGGTGTTCCTCCACCCTCACTTCCACTCCTACACCTTCGACAGCGATGTGGCTCTCATCTTCCTGGCCGAGCAGGTGGTGCTGGGGCCCACTGCCCTCCCGGTCTGCCTGCCAACCCCCCAGCTGGCCTCCTACCTGCACAAG GATGACGCCTGGGGGGATGTGACGGGCTGGGGGGCCATGCAGTACCTCGGGCCGTCCTCTCGGTTCCTCCGGAAGGTGGTGGTCCCGCTGGTCAATCGGCAGAAATGCATTGATTCTACAGAACAG GTGATCACAGACAACATGTTCTGCGCCGGGTACATGGAGGCCGCCCGGGACGCCTGCAGCGGGGACAGCGGCGGGCCCCTGGTGGTGCACTACCGCGGCACCACCTTCCTGTTGGGCGTGGTCAGCTGGGGGGAGAAGTGTGCTGACAAGGGGAAGTACGGCGTGTACACACGCCTCGCCAACTTCCTGTCGTGGATCAACGAAACCATGGACCGGCACGAGAGGAACCAGACCCTGAGCCGAGGAACCGGGCCCAGAACCTGA